One segment of Kryptolebias marmoratus isolate JLee-2015 linkage group LG23, ASM164957v2, whole genome shotgun sequence DNA contains the following:
- the LOC108246772 gene encoding keratin, type I cytoskeletal 18 translates to MPLNSSATVYGGAGGRGAKASVSSPEGLRDMLRGAPEPRSASPASQAEPRPSSPTPSLPENNQQSLRNLNGRLSTYLDKVKQLEEENAALDTEIKDILANRKDPKGRNWDEVLKSLDALEKEIKDLTLNNAKKLLKTDNAKLANEEFKDKLAQETKVKKEVKKDLDKLKNIIEDIKQENDSIKKETQMVEAEINDLKKDHKNTVDDLLQKIKDSEVRVEIDSSSSNLAGIINKIRAHYQKVSDKHLKETEDWYKSKFENIEEEEAQNNESLESEKSELKKWLKEKKTLEIQIKSQHNTIEKLEETKKRTAVECNQRLIPVNRTITKLEANLREVRDQVERQVDTNKELLTVKMKLEKEIEKYRELIGPENESSQFELKDALQSVAQKPELQHGGEGEEEEEKWDGEEAEQVKQERIPDVEQVVVCSGDLGSEAAHEGSSLKKKKKNKKKKGSSSSSSSSSSSSSSSSSSSSSSSDSGK, encoded by the exons ATGCCTTTGAACAGCAGCGCCACCGTGTACGGTGGAGCAGGGGGAAGGGGCGCCAAGGCGTCCGTGTCGAGCCCGGAGGGGCTGCGCGACATGCTGCGCGGCGCGCCGGAGCCTCGGAGCGCCTCGCCGGCGAGCCAAGCCGAGCCCCGGCCCTCCTCCCCGACCCCTTCCCTCCCCGAGAACAACCAGCAGTCCCTGCGCAACCTGAACGGCCGTCTGTCCACCTATCTGGACAAagtgaagcagctggaggaggagaacgcCGCCCTGGACACGGAGATAAAGGACATTTTGGCTAACAGGAAAGATCCCAAAGGGCGCAACTGGGATGAAGTCCTGAAATCCCTGGATGCTCTTGAGAAGGAG ATCAAAGACCTCACCCTGAACAATGCAAAGAAGCTGCTGAAGACAGACAACGCCAAACTGGCCAACGAAGAGTTCAAGGACAA GCTGGCCCAGGAGACGAAAGTCAAGAAGGAGGTGAAGAAAGACCTGGACAAGCTGAAGAACATAATTGAGGACATCAAGCAGGAAAACGACAGCATTAAGAAGGAGACCCAGATGGTGGAGGCCGAGATCAATGACCTGAAGAAGGACCACAAGAAT ACGGTGGACGATCTGCTGCAGAAGATCAAGGACTCTGAGGTGAGGGTGGAGATCGACTCCTCCAGCTCCAACCTGGCGGGCATCATCAACAAAATCCGCGCACACTACCAGAAAGTGTCCGACAAGCACCTGAAAGAGACCGAGGACTGGTACAAGAGCAAG TTTGAGAACatcgaggaggaggaggcccaAAACAACGAGAGCTTGGAGTCGGAAAAGTCAGAACTCAAGAAGtggctgaaagaaaagaaaactctgGAGATTCAGATTAAGAGTCAGCACAACACC ATCGAAAAACTGGAAGAAACTAAGAAGAGGACCGCAGTGGAGTGCAACCAGCGGCTGATCCCCGTGAACAGGACGATCACGAAGCTGGAGGCAAACCTGAGGGAGGTGCGGGACCAGGTGGAGCGCCAGGTGGACACCAACAAGGAGCTGCTGACCGTCAAGATGAAGCTGGAGAAAGAAATCGAGAAATACAGGGAGCTGATCGGGCCGGAGAATGAGAG CTCACAGTTTGAGTTAAAGGACGCGCTGCAGAGCG tggcCCAAAAGCCTGAGCTGCAGCATGGTGGCgagggcgaggaggaggaggagaaatggGACGGGGAAGAGGCCGAGCAGGTGAAGCAGGAACGCATCCCCGATGTGGAACAGGTGGTGGTGTGCTCCGGAGACCTGGGAAGTGAGGCGGCCCACGAAGGCAGCAGCctcaagaagaaaaagaagaacaagaagaagaaggggtcctcgtcctcctcatcttcatcctcctcctcctcctcctcctcctcatcatcatcatcttcctcctctgatTCTGGAAAATAA